A genomic stretch from Pseudomonas mendocina includes:
- a CDS encoding pyridoxal phosphate-dependent aminotransferase, translating into MAFSFSARSRAIEPFHVMALLARANQLQADGHDVIHLEIGEPDFTTAAPIVAAGQAALAAGHTSYTAARGLPALREAIAGFYEQRYQLTIDPQRILITPGGSGALLLASSLLVDPGKHWLLADPGYPCNRHFLRLVEGAAQLVPVGPEVRYQLTPELVERYWDAHSVGALVASPANPTGTVLSRDELAGLSKALKERGGHLVVDEIYHGLTYGLDAASVLEVDDDAFVLNSFSKYFGMTGWRLGWLVAPPEAVPELEKLAQNLYISAPSMAQHAALACFQPETLAILEERRVAFAQRRDYLLPALRELGFKIAVEPEGAFYLYADISAFGGDAYAFCQHFLETEHVAFTPGLDFGRYLATQHVRFAYTQDLPRLEQAVERIARGLKTWQASHAL; encoded by the coding sequence ATGGCTTTCTCTTTCAGTGCACGTAGTCGCGCCATCGAACCCTTCCATGTGATGGCGCTGTTGGCGCGCGCCAATCAGCTCCAGGCCGATGGCCATGACGTCATCCACTTGGAGATTGGTGAGCCTGACTTCACCACCGCCGCGCCAATTGTGGCTGCCGGGCAGGCTGCATTAGCCGCCGGGCATACCAGCTATACAGCTGCCCGAGGGCTGCCCGCTCTGCGTGAAGCCATCGCAGGCTTCTATGAGCAGCGTTACCAACTGACGATAGATCCTCAGCGAATTTTGATTACGCCCGGTGGCTCAGGCGCGCTACTACTGGCTTCCAGCCTGTTGGTTGATCCCGGCAAGCACTGGCTGTTGGCTGACCCAGGCTACCCCTGCAACCGCCATTTTCTGCGTTTGGTGGAAGGCGCCGCGCAACTGGTGCCGGTGGGACCAGAGGTGCGCTATCAGCTAACCCCTGAGCTGGTTGAGCGTTACTGGGATGCACACAGTGTGGGTGCGTTGGTGGCATCACCAGCCAACCCGACGGGCACGGTGCTCAGTCGGGATGAATTGGCGGGCTTGTCCAAGGCCCTGAAAGAGCGGGGCGGGCACTTGGTGGTGGACGAGATTTATCACGGCCTGACCTACGGTCTGGATGCCGCCAGTGTGCTGGAAGTGGACGATGATGCTTTCGTTTTAAATAGTTTCTCTAAATATTTCGGCATGACCGGCTGGCGTCTGGGCTGGCTGGTGGCACCGCCGGAAGCGGTGCCTGAGTTGGAGAAGCTGGCGCAGAACCTGTACATCAGTGCGCCTTCTATGGCCCAGCATGCTGCCCTGGCCTGTTTCCAGCCTGAGACTCTGGCGATTCTTGAAGAGCGCCGTGTGGCGTTTGCCCAGCGCCGTGACTATTTGCTGCCTGCGCTGCGTGAACTGGGTTTTAAAATTGCCGTGGAGCCGGAAGGAGCCTTCTATTTATATGCAGACATCAGCGCCTTTGGCGGCGATGCTTATGCGTTCTGTCAGCACTTCCTTGAAACCGAGCATGTGGCCTTTACGCCGGGGCTCGATTTCGGCCGCTATCTGGCTACCCAACACGTACGCTTTGCTTACACCCAGGACTTGCCGCGCCTTGAGCAAGCGGTAGAGCGTATCGCCCGTGGTTTGAAAACCTGGCAGGCCAGTCATGCGCTTTGA
- the dksA gene encoding RNA polymerase-binding protein DksA codes for MPTKAKATSSHLTRGFEPYKETKGEEYMSEPMRAHFTGILNKWKLELMEEVDRTVHHMQDEAANFPDPADRASQEEEFSLELRARDRERKLIKKIDETLALIEENEYGWCDSCGVEIGIRRLEARPTATLCIDCKTLAEIKEKQIGS; via the coding sequence ATGCCCACTAAAGCAAAAGCGACAAGCAGTCACCTGACTCGTGGTTTCGAACCTTATAAGGAAACTAAAGGTGAGGAGTACATGAGCGAGCCGATGCGCGCCCACTTCACCGGCATCCTTAATAAGTGGAAGCTGGAACTGATGGAGGAAGTTGATCGTACCGTGCATCACATGCAGGACGAAGCGGCTAACTTCCCGGACCCGGCGGATCGGGCCAGTCAGGAAGAAGAATTCAGCCTTGAACTGCGTGCCCGCGATCGCGAGCGTAAGCTGATCAAGAAAATCGACGAAACACTGGCCCTGATCGAGGAAAACGAATACGGCTGGTGTGACTCCTGCGGCGTTGAAATCGGCATCCGCCGACTCGAAGCCCGCCCGACTGCCACGCTCTGCATTGATTGCAAGACGCTGGCAGAAATCAAGGAAAAGCAGATCGGCTCCTGA
- the gluQRS gene encoding tRNA glutamyl-Q(34) synthetase GluQRS, producing the protein MNRPVYIGRFAPTPSGYLHFGSLVAALASYLDARAASGKWLVRMEDIDPPREMPGAQAAILQTLETYGFEWDGEVVRQSQRHDAYQAIIDKLLSQGLAYACTCSRKQLEGTNGIYPGTCRNAGHAYDNAAIRIRVPELVYHFTDRVQGDFRQHLGRESGDFIIRRRDGLYAYQLAVVLDDAWQGVTDIVRGADLLDSTPRHLYLQELLGLPQPRYLHVPLLTQPDGHKLGKSYRSPPLPADQATPLLIRALRALGQQIPDGAAYGQPAEVLKWAVEHWDAARIPRVLTMPEAQLD; encoded by the coding sequence ATGAACAGACCTGTGTATATCGGGCGCTTTGCCCCGACTCCCAGCGGCTACCTGCATTTTGGTTCACTGGTTGCTGCGCTCGCCTCCTATCTGGATGCCCGCGCCGCCAGTGGCAAATGGCTGGTGCGTATGGAAGATATTGATCCGCCCAGAGAAATGCCCGGTGCACAAGCCGCGATCCTGCAAACGCTGGAAACCTACGGCTTTGAGTGGGACGGCGAAGTGGTCAGGCAAAGCCAGCGCCATGACGCCTACCAGGCAATCATCGACAAACTGCTGAGCCAAGGCCTGGCCTATGCCTGCACCTGCTCACGCAAGCAGCTGGAAGGCACCAACGGCATTTACCCAGGCACCTGCCGCAATGCGGGCCACGCATACGATAACGCTGCGATCCGCATCCGAGTCCCTGAGCTGGTCTATCACTTCACCGATCGGGTGCAAGGCGATTTTCGCCAGCATCTGGGCCGCGAATCCGGTGACTTCATCATCCGCCGCCGTGACGGCTTATATGCCTATCAACTGGCAGTCGTACTGGATGATGCCTGGCAAGGTGTCACTGATATCGTGCGCGGCGCCGACCTGCTGGACTCCACGCCACGTCATCTTTATTTGCAGGAACTACTGGGACTGCCACAGCCGCGTTATCTGCATGTACCGCTGCTGACTCAACCGGATGGGCACAAGCTGGGCAAATCCTACCGCTCACCGCCCTTGCCAGCCGATCAGGCAACCCCACTGCTGATTCGAGCCTTGCGTGCGCTCGGCCAGCAGATACCGGACGGCGCAGCCTATGGCCAGCCAGCAGAAGTATTGAAATGGGCTGTGGAGCATTGGGACGCTGCGCGCATCCCACGGGTGCTGACGATGCCGGAAGCTCAGCTGGACTGA
- the pgm gene encoding phosphoglucomutase (alpha-D-glucose-1,6-bisphosphate-dependent), whose protein sequence is MLTDIQRLLVAYHEQQPDPANPAQRVAFGTSGHRGSSFNGSFNEQHVLAISQAICEYRAAQGITGPLFIGADTHALSLPALESAIEVLAANGVHTLISAGGEFTPTPAVSQAILVYNRGRSSGLADGIVITPSHNPPDCGGFKYNPTNGGPADSDITTWIQNRANALLEGGLREVKRMPLAQARQADNVREYDYLSSYVNDLGNVIDFDPIRSAGLRLGVDPLGGAGVHYWGRIAEQYGLNLDVVSQVIDPQFAFMSLDWDGQIRMDPSSSHAMQRLIGLKNGYDIAFACDTDYDRHGIVTPSVGLMPANHFLSVAIDYLFQHRPQWSANAAVGKTLVSSAMIDRVAQRLGRPLQEVPVGFKWFAAGLYDGSLGFGGEESAGATFLRRDGQVWTTDKDGIALALLAAEMTAVRERDPGELYRGLENEFGAIYADRQDAPATPQQKAALSKLSAAQVRNSELAGDAIVQVLDKAPGNGAGIGGIKVISEGGWFAARPSGTEDIYKIYAESFRDEDHLQRIFSEAQALVSAAL, encoded by the coding sequence ATGCTGACTGATATTCAACGCCTGCTGGTGGCCTACCATGAACAGCAGCCAGATCCGGCCAACCCGGCACAACGCGTAGCGTTCGGCACCTCCGGCCACCGTGGCAGCTCCTTCAATGGCAGCTTTAACGAACAGCACGTACTGGCCATCAGTCAGGCGATTTGCGAGTACCGCGCTGCACAGGGCATCACTGGGCCGTTGTTTATCGGCGCAGACACCCATGCACTGTCCCTGCCTGCGCTGGAAAGTGCGATTGAGGTGCTGGCTGCTAACGGCGTTCACACGCTGATTTCGGCAGGGGGCGAGTTCACCCCAACGCCAGCCGTGTCTCAAGCCATTCTGGTGTACAACCGTGGCCGCAGCAGCGGTCTGGCTGATGGCATTGTTATCACGCCATCGCACAACCCGCCGGATTGCGGCGGCTTCAAGTACAACCCCACCAATGGTGGTCCGGCTGACAGCGATATCACCACGTGGATTCAGAACCGCGCCAACGCGTTGCTCGAAGGCGGGCTGCGTGAGGTCAAGCGCATGCCACTGGCCCAGGCGCGACAGGCCGATAACGTGCGTGAGTACGACTATCTCAGCAGCTATGTGAATGACTTGGGCAATGTCATCGACTTTGACCCAATCCGCAGTGCAGGACTGCGCCTGGGCGTCGACCCGCTCGGTGGAGCCGGTGTGCATTACTGGGGGCGGATTGCTGAGCAGTATGGCCTGAATCTGGATGTGGTCAGCCAGGTAATTGATCCGCAGTTCGCCTTTATGAGCCTGGACTGGGATGGTCAGATCCGCATGGACCCATCCTCCAGCCACGCCATGCAGCGCCTGATCGGTTTGAAGAACGGCTACGACATCGCCTTTGCCTGCGATACCGATTACGACCGTCACGGGATTGTCACCCCGAGCGTCGGCCTGATGCCTGCTAACCATTTCCTCAGCGTGGCGATTGATTACCTGTTCCAGCACCGCCCGCAGTGGTCTGCCAACGCGGCCGTAGGCAAAACGCTGGTGAGCAGCGCCATGATCGATCGTGTAGCCCAGCGCCTGGGCCGTCCGTTGCAGGAAGTGCCGGTGGGCTTTAAATGGTTCGCCGCTGGCCTGTATGACGGTTCGCTGGGTTTTGGTGGCGAGGAGAGCGCCGGGGCGACCTTCCTGCGTCGTGACGGCCAGGTCTGGACGACGGATAAGGACGGCATTGCGCTGGCCCTGCTGGCAGCGGAAATGACCGCTGTGCGCGAGCGTGATCCGGGTGAGCTGTATCGCGGCCTGGAAAACGAGTTCGGAGCTATTTACGCCGACCGTCAGGATGCTCCGGCAACGCCGCAGCAGAAGGCTGCGCTGAGCAAACTGTCGGCGGCTCAGGTGCGCAACAGTGAGTTGGCTGGTGATGCCATTGTGCAGGTGCTGGACAAGGCGCCGGGTAACGGCGCCGGTATTGGCGGCATCAAGGTGATCAGCGAAGGTGGTTGGTTTGCTGCTCGCCCGTCGGGTACTGAAGATATCTACAAGATCTACGCTGAAAGTTTCCGCGACGAAGATCATCTACAACGCATCTTTAGCGAAGCCCAAGCGCTGGTCAGCGCGGCGCTGTAA
- a CDS encoding beta-ketoacyl-ACP synthase III: MHNVVISGTGLYTPENSISNDELVAAFNAYVQQFNADNAAAIASGEIEALSESSSAFIEKASGIKSRFVIDRDGILDPQRMAPRIPERSNDEWGILCEMAVGAAKEALERAGRTAADIDGVIVACSNLQRAYPAVAIEVQAALGINGFGYDMNVACSSATFGLQAAANSVQLGQARAVLLVNPEICTGHLNFRDRDSHFIFGDAATAVIVERADQATSKHQFEIVSTKLATQFSNNIRNNFGFLNRCAEEGIGARDKLFVQEGRKVFKEVCPMVADQIATHLQENNLDVNDVKRFWLHQANLNMNLLIIRKLLGRDAEPHEAPVILDTYANTSSAGSVIALHKYQDDLPSGALGVLSSFGAGYSIGSVILRKR; this comes from the coding sequence GTGCACAACGTCGTTATCAGCGGTACCGGGCTGTACACCCCTGAAAATAGTATTTCCAACGATGAGTTGGTGGCGGCATTCAACGCCTATGTACAGCAATTCAATGCCGACAACGCGGCCGCTATTGCCAGCGGTGAGATTGAGGCACTGAGTGAGTCCAGCAGTGCGTTTATCGAAAAGGCCTCAGGCATCAAGAGTCGCTTTGTCATTGACCGTGACGGCATCCTTGATCCGCAGCGCATGGCGCCGCGTATTCCCGAGCGCAGCAATGATGAGTGGGGCATTCTCTGCGAAATGGCCGTAGGTGCTGCCAAAGAGGCCCTTGAGCGTGCCGGGCGCACTGCCGCTGATATCGACGGCGTAATTGTTGCCTGCTCCAACCTGCAACGCGCATACCCGGCCGTGGCTATTGAAGTTCAGGCAGCGCTGGGCATCAACGGTTTCGGTTATGACATGAACGTCGCCTGTTCGTCGGCGACCTTTGGTCTGCAGGCGGCTGCCAACAGCGTGCAACTGGGCCAGGCCCGTGCGGTGCTGCTGGTGAACCCCGAAATCTGCACCGGCCACCTGAACTTCCGTGACCGTGACAGTCACTTCATTTTCGGTGATGCGGCCACTGCGGTGATCGTCGAACGAGCTGATCAGGCTACCTCGAAGCATCAGTTCGAGATTGTCAGCACCAAACTGGCTACTCAGTTCAGCAACAATATTCGCAACAACTTCGGCTTCCTCAACCGTTGTGCGGAAGAGGGCATTGGTGCCCGCGACAAGCTGTTTGTGCAAGAAGGTCGCAAGGTGTTCAAGGAAGTTTGCCCGATGGTGGCCGATCAGATTGCCACTCACCTGCAAGAGAACAATCTGGACGTCAACGACGTGAAGCGCTTCTGGCTGCACCAGGCCAACCTCAACATGAACTTGCTGATCATCCGCAAGCTGCTGGGGCGTGATGCTGAGCCGCATGAGGCGCCAGTCATTCTGGATACCTACGCCAACACCAGCTCGGCTGGTTCAGTGATTGCTCTGCACAAATATCAGGACGACCTGCCATCCGGCGCGCTGGGCGTGCTCAGCTCCTTCGGGGCGGGTTACTCCATTGGCAGCGTGATTCTGCGCAAACGCTGA
- a CDS encoding transporter substrate-binding domain-containing protein: MYKLIAVCLLAISTSLQAEQSPLRFAVNDSWAMPMLRIENDRAVGGILFDLQQRLAAKVGRRARFVVLPHMRVERALNAGEIDVRCYVNPTWNNIKHKRFVWTRPFMTQRDLLVSTKPSNAQVEDLYKERVGTVLGFNYPRLDSLFKGGQIHREDARTQEQTLLKLVAGRFGYAITNERTFHWFNRQLSPDQQLHIHSVVASVPVSCVVRDEPDVPTARLLRAMDEMALDGEFEEILNAYR, from the coding sequence GTGTATAAGTTGATTGCAGTGTGCCTGCTCGCGATTAGCACATCCCTACAGGCCGAACAGTCACCGCTACGCTTTGCAGTCAATGACAGCTGGGCCATGCCGATGCTACGCATCGAGAACGACCGCGCTGTAGGAGGCATATTGTTTGACCTGCAACAACGCCTTGCGGCGAAAGTTGGGCGTCGTGCACGTTTTGTTGTGCTGCCTCACATGCGGGTTGAACGCGCATTGAATGCAGGGGAAATTGACGTGCGTTGCTACGTCAACCCGACCTGGAACAACATCAAACATAAGCGGTTTGTGTGGACACGCCCCTTTATGACCCAGCGTGATCTGCTGGTCAGCACTAAACCCAGTAATGCACAGGTGGAAGACCTCTATAAGGAACGTGTGGGTACGGTGTTGGGATTCAATTACCCACGACTGGATAGCTTATTCAAGGGCGGCCAAATTCACCGAGAAGATGCCCGCACCCAAGAACAAACATTACTCAAGCTGGTCGCAGGGCGCTTTGGCTATGCAATCACTAACGAGCGCACCTTTCATTGGTTCAACCGCCAGCTTTCACCGGACCAACAACTGCATATTCACAGCGTTGTGGCGTCAGTGCCGGTTTCCTGCGTGGTACGCGATGAACCTGATGTGCCCACTGCCAGATTGCTGCGAGCCATGGATGAAATGGCCTTAGACGGTGAGTTTGAGGAAATCCTTAATGCATACCGCTAA
- a CDS encoding 3-isopropylmalate dehydratase — protein MRLIGAALVLSLVTGCSSWQVALEDIRPVPEDRLLSYQQPVENGGQITVARDKGGMGAGCYISVLIDRKVAARIATTEEAHFQVPAGTRVLGIGIDKADDTLCSKGRLNLERAVKVEPGSQQRFRIRTDNMKGVYISPVDQ, from the coding sequence ATGCGATTGATTGGTGCGGCACTTGTGTTGTCTCTGGTAACGGGTTGTTCATCTTGGCAGGTTGCACTGGAGGATATCCGGCCTGTTCCGGAAGATCGCCTGCTCAGCTATCAGCAGCCTGTTGAAAATGGTGGCCAGATTACGGTCGCACGTGACAAAGGTGGTATGGGGGCAGGGTGCTATATCTCTGTCCTGATCGATCGCAAAGTCGCCGCCCGAATAGCGACCACTGAAGAGGCGCATTTTCAGGTGCCGGCGGGCACGCGTGTTTTGGGTATTGGCATCGACAAAGCCGACGATACGCTGTGCAGTAAAGGGCGGCTTAATTTGGAGCGCGCGGTTAAGGTTGAGCCCGGCAGCCAGCAGCGTTTTCGAATCCGTACTGACAACATGAAGGGTGTTTATATCAGCCCGGTTGATCAATAA
- a CDS encoding HIT family protein, whose translation MSLYGEYDNQNIFAKIIRGEAPCYKVYEDEDVLAFLDLFPQSYGHTLVIPKRAAARNILEIDPENLGKVTAAVQKLARVIAEELEPAGVQIAQFNGAPAGQTVFHLHVHIIPRYDGEALGIHASAKADEDVLKALQARIQRRLGL comes from the coding sequence ATGAGCCTCTACGGCGAATACGACAACCAAAATATCTTTGCCAAGATCATCCGTGGCGAAGCGCCTTGCTACAAAGTTTATGAAGATGAAGATGTGCTGGCTTTCCTGGATTTGTTTCCACAGTCCTACGGCCACACACTGGTGATTCCGAAGCGAGCGGCTGCGCGCAATATTCTTGAAATTGACCCGGAGAACCTAGGCAAGGTAACGGCGGCTGTGCAGAAACTCGCTCGTGTGATTGCCGAGGAGTTGGAGCCCGCCGGTGTGCAGATTGCGCAGTTCAACGGCGCCCCAGCCGGGCAGACCGTCTTCCATCTGCACGTACATATCATCCCCCGTTACGATGGCGAAGCGCTGGGTATTCATGCTTCGGCTAAAGCTGACGAAGACGTGCTCAAAGCATTACAGGCCCGCATTCAACGTCGTCTTGGTTTATAA
- a CDS encoding oxygenase MpaB family protein, whose translation MRERSRVSSSIASAPETEGFDVGEHIIGITAFLGGTANVIMQLGLRPVAYGVMESDVRSGNVMQHPFKRLRTTLTYLAVAMLGSDQEREAYRQAVNHSHKSIRSKPGSPVQYNAFDPTLQLWVAACLYYGFVDLLEKVRGPMDESTADAFYAHSMRLGTTLQVRADMWPANRAAFQQYWDSHLANLEIDSTTQRFFNDLIDLKMLPLPVEWLFSRFHRFVVAGCLPAQLRIAMQMSWGAAQQRRFDWLMAVIRVALKWQPRFMYQFPLNYYLWDMRRRMRKGQPLV comes from the coding sequence ATGAGAGAGCGCAGCCGTGTATCCAGTTCCATAGCGTCGGCACCTGAGACTGAAGGTTTTGATGTGGGCGAGCACATCATTGGAATCACTGCGTTTCTCGGTGGCACTGCCAACGTCATTATGCAGCTTGGCCTTCGCCCGGTTGCCTACGGCGTAATGGAGAGCGATGTACGCAGCGGCAACGTGATGCAGCATCCGTTCAAGCGCCTGCGCACAACGTTGACGTATCTGGCTGTGGCGATGCTCGGCAGTGATCAGGAGCGTGAGGCTTACCGGCAGGCGGTCAACCACTCCCATAAGAGTATCCGCAGCAAGCCTGGTAGCCCTGTGCAATACAACGCATTTGATCCAACCCTTCAGTTGTGGGTTGCCGCATGTTTGTATTACGGGTTTGTAGATTTGTTGGAGAAAGTGCGCGGCCCGATGGATGAGTCCACTGCTGATGCGTTTTATGCCCATAGCATGCGCCTGGGGACTACGTTGCAGGTGCGTGCGGACATGTGGCCTGCTAATCGGGCTGCATTTCAGCAGTATTGGGACAGCCACTTGGCCAACCTCGAAATCGATTCCACCACGCAGCGTTTTTTCAATGACCTGATTGATCTGAAGATGCTGCCGCTTCCAGTGGAGTGGCTGTTCTCTCGGTTTCATCGTTTTGTTGTTGCCGGCTGCTTGCCAGCGCAACTGCGCATTGCCATGCAGATGAGCTGGGGAGCGGCGCAGCAGCGACGGTTTGACTGGCTTATGGCGGTAATTCGCGTGGCCTTAAAGTGGCAGCCACGTTTCATGTATCAGTTCCCGCTTAATTACTATTTATGGGACATGCGCCGCCGCATGCGTAAGGGGCAGCCGCTGGTTTAA
- a CDS encoding glutathione binding-like protein codes for MSDLSAFAITQKWPAQHPDRLQLYSLPTPNGVKVSIMLEETRLPYEPHLVSFDSDDQFSEAFLSLAPNNKIPAILDPNGPDGKAQALFESGAILLYLADKTGQLLPKSGPERYETIQWLMWQMGGVGPMFGQLGFFHKFAGASYEDKRPRDRFATEAQRLLGVLDKRLEGREWIMGNEYSIADIAVFPWVRGLVTFYDAVELLGFERFGNVKRVLESFLQRPAVIRGLNIPART; via the coding sequence ATGTCAGACCTCTCAGCCTTTGCGATTACTCAAAAATGGCCAGCGCAGCATCCTGATCGCCTGCAGTTGTATTCATTGCCAACGCCAAACGGCGTTAAAGTCTCAATCATGCTGGAAGAGACACGACTCCCCTACGAGCCGCACTTGGTCAGTTTTGACAGCGACGATCAGTTCAGCGAGGCCTTTTTATCCCTGGCCCCGAACAACAAGATCCCGGCCATCCTCGACCCAAATGGCCCCGATGGTAAAGCGCAGGCACTGTTTGAATCAGGTGCGATCTTGCTCTACCTCGCAGATAAAACCGGCCAACTGCTGCCTAAAAGCGGGCCTGAACGCTACGAAACCATTCAATGGCTAATGTGGCAAATGGGCGGTGTGGGACCGATGTTCGGCCAACTCGGTTTCTTCCATAAATTTGCCGGTGCCAGCTACGAAGACAAACGCCCCCGTGATCGTTTTGCCACAGAGGCACAGCGCCTGCTCGGGGTACTGGATAAACGCCTGGAAGGCCGGGAGTGGATCATGGGCAATGAGTACAGCATTGCTGACATTGCCGTGTTCCCGTGGGTGCGTGGCCTCGTCACCTTTTACGATGCTGTTGAGCTGCTAGGCTTTGAGCGCTTCGGCAACGTCAAGCGTGTACTGGAAAGCTTCCTGCAACGCCCGGCGGTCATTCGTGGTTTAAACATTCCGGCGCGTACTTAA
- a CDS encoding MFS transporter codes for MSIFRPTLQHHEQSKAQQWLALLSVSMGAFALVTSEFLPVGVLNDVATDLNISSGHAGLMVTLPGIMAALSAIFTSVGIRGLDRRYLLIALTLLMILANVLTSFASGFGTLLFGRILLGASIGGFWATAIALSARLAPTGVDIAKASAITMAGVTLATVVGVPLGTWLSGLMGWRMTFLVTGLLAIPVLLMQVFCLPQLKPEKAITVRDLPALLYIPQARVGMIAVLLIGLAHFGAYTYVAPFFKYTAHFSAATISSLLLLYGAAGVVGNAFAGYAANRSVRHTMVLVAGLIGASALLIPHFGTDLNGAAMLVAMWGFAFGAFPTTANIWMFIVAPKDVERGMPLFVCLFQVNIALGSFFGGRLVDSVGASTLISLSAILVAIGIVTILVYGRSVTNKQVSLAS; via the coding sequence ATGTCGATATTCAGACCTACGTTGCAGCACCATGAGCAAAGCAAGGCACAGCAGTGGCTGGCTTTGCTCTCCGTGTCCATGGGGGCATTTGCCCTGGTAACCAGTGAGTTCTTGCCGGTAGGCGTTCTCAATGATGTTGCCACCGACCTTAATATCAGCTCCGGTCATGCAGGCTTGATGGTGACACTGCCGGGAATCATGGCTGCGCTTTCCGCTATATTCACCTCTGTGGGTATCCGTGGCCTGGATCGCCGTTACCTGTTGATTGCCCTGACATTGCTGATGATCCTTGCTAACGTCCTGACCTCATTCGCTTCAGGCTTCGGAACCTTACTGTTCGGCCGCATCTTGCTGGGCGCCAGTATTGGTGGTTTCTGGGCAACAGCTATTGCGTTAAGCGCGAGGCTGGCCCCCACAGGGGTTGATATCGCCAAAGCCAGCGCTATCACCATGGCCGGGGTCACACTGGCAACCGTTGTAGGTGTACCACTGGGCACTTGGCTTAGTGGCCTCATGGGCTGGCGCATGACGTTTCTGGTGACTGGGCTGCTGGCCATTCCTGTGCTGCTGATGCAGGTATTCTGCTTGCCACAATTGAAGCCGGAAAAAGCCATCACCGTCCGCGACCTACCGGCTCTGCTCTACATCCCTCAGGCTCGGGTGGGCATGATTGCAGTGCTGCTGATCGGCCTGGCGCACTTTGGGGCCTACACCTACGTGGCGCCCTTCTTCAAATACACCGCCCACTTCAGTGCAGCGACCATCAGCTCCCTGCTACTGCTGTACGGCGCTGCGGGTGTGGTGGGTAATGCCTTTGCCGGTTACGCCGCTAACCGCAGTGTGCGCCACACCATGGTCTTGGTAGCAGGCCTGATCGGTGCCAGCGCACTGCTCATTCCGCATTTCGGTACTGACCTCAATGGTGCCGCCATGCTGGTGGCCATGTGGGGCTTCGCTTTTGGCGCTTTCCCTACCACCGCCAATATCTGGATGTTTATTGTTGCGCCGAAAGATGTGGAACGCGGTATGCCGCTGTTTGTCTGCCTGTTCCAGGTCAACATCGCCTTGGGTTCGTTCTTCGGCGGGCGCTTGGTTGACAGCGTCGGTGCCAGTACCCTGATCAGCCTCAGCGCCATACTGGTCGCCATCGGCATCGTAACCATTCTGGTATACGGCCGGTCAGTCACCAACAAGCAGGTCAGTTTGGCCAGTTGA